Proteins found in one Kangiella sediminilitoris genomic segment:
- the queC gene encoding 7-cyano-7-deazaguanine synthase QueC — translation MNKRAVILLSGGLDSTTALAIAKEKGFECYTMSFNYGQRTVAELEAAKKVSAQHGAKKHIEVNLDMTEIGGSALTDHSIDVPVGEALEQEEDIPVTYVPARNTVFLSIALGWAEVLQANHIFVGVNAVDYSGYPDCRPEFVEAFEQMANLATKAGVNGHKMHIEAPLIDMTKAQIIKKGIELGVDYGLTVSCYNATADGRACGQCDSCILRKQGFEEQGFNDPTPYQ, via the coding sequence ATGAATAAACGAGCAGTAATATTACTTTCTGGCGGTTTAGACTCGACCACAGCTTTGGCAATTGCCAAAGAAAAGGGCTTTGAGTGTTACACGATGAGCTTTAATTATGGTCAGCGTACGGTGGCGGAACTCGAAGCCGCGAAGAAAGTTTCTGCACAGCACGGTGCCAAAAAGCACATTGAAGTAAACTTAGATATGACTGAGATTGGTGGCTCTGCGCTGACCGATCACTCTATTGATGTTCCAGTAGGCGAGGCACTTGAGCAGGAAGAGGATATCCCAGTTACTTACGTACCTGCACGAAATACCGTGTTTTTATCGATTGCGCTGGGTTGGGCTGAGGTTTTACAGGCTAACCACATCTTTGTCGGTGTCAATGCAGTGGACTATTCTGGCTACCCTGACTGCCGCCCTGAATTTGTTGAAGCCTTTGAGCAGATGGCTAATCTGGCAACTAAAGCTGGCGTAAACGGCCACAAGATGCATATTGAGGCGCCACTTATCGATATGACCAAAGCACAAATTATAAAAAAGGGAATTGAGCTTGGCGTGGATTACGGACTCACAGTATCCTGCTATAACGCCACAGCGGACGGTAGGGCCTGTGGCCAATGTGACTCTTGTATATTGCGCAAACAGGGCTTCGAGGAGCAGGGGTTTAATGACCCAACCCCATACCAATAA
- the queE gene encoding 7-carboxy-7-deazaguanine synthase QueE: MSKLRITEIFHSLQGESLTVGLPTVFVRLTGCPLRCTYCDTDYAFGGGEWMSFEEILAQIESYNCPNICMTGGEPLAQKRAYDFYKLLCDKGYQVSTETGGAHDISVLDKRVMVVMDLKTPDSGEMSRNLYENIDHLKPTDQVKFVICSRKDYDWCKMTLDKYDLTNKCEVLFSPSYGQVEYADLAEWILKDRLRVRMQVQLHKIIWGERTGV; the protein is encoded by the coding sequence TTGAGTAAATTACGCATAACAGAGATTTTCCACTCTTTGCAGGGTGAAAGCCTAACGGTTGGTTTGCCGACGGTGTTTGTACGCCTGACTGGTTGTCCATTACGTTGCACCTATTGTGATACCGACTATGCTTTCGGTGGTGGCGAATGGATGAGTTTTGAAGAAATTCTGGCTCAAATCGAGTCCTACAACTGCCCGAATATCTGTATGACCGGTGGCGAGCCGCTTGCTCAAAAGCGTGCTTATGACTTTTATAAACTACTATGTGACAAGGGATACCAGGTTTCGACAGAAACGGGTGGAGCACATGATATTTCTGTTTTGGATAAACGGGTTATGGTTGTAATGGATTTGAAAACACCTGACTCCGGCGAAATGTCCCGAAATCTTTATGAGAATATTGATCACCTGAAGCCAACGGATCAGGTTAAGTTTGTTATTTGCAGCCGTAAAGATTACGACTGGTGCAAGATGACTTTGGATAAATACGACCTTACCAATAAGTGCGAAGTTTTATTTTCTCCAAGTTACGGCCAGGTAGAATATGCCGATTTAGCAGAATGGATTCTAAAGGATAGGTTGAGGGTTCGTATGCAGGTTCAGTTGCATAAAATCATCTGGGGAGAGCGCACAGGGGTTTGA
- the ybgF gene encoding tol-pal system protein YbgF produces the protein MNYRLFTTIAFTLLTAPAVSNAAAPVVDGKAVDAVRQQETSQQNQLIGELMRQVMQLQKEVSYLRGKSEEQGYQIKKLQRQQKELYTDLDRRLTEATQGGMSVSGEEVGAAGVVQGDSTDSTSDSNLSDAQKAYNKAFSQFSEKKYAFAKSSFKSFVKDYPEHPLSSNAHYILGQLHFNDKEYDKAASEFEAVYAQFPDTSVKDKAMLKLAQTHEIRGDKAAAKKAYQALAEAFPNTTAGKLAKVKLSSL, from the coding sequence ATGAATTATCGATTATTTACAACAATCGCGTTTACATTACTCACAGCACCTGCTGTGAGTAATGCTGCGGCGCCAGTAGTCGATGGCAAAGCAGTGGATGCGGTGAGACAACAAGAGACTAGTCAACAAAACCAGCTGATCGGCGAATTAATGCGCCAGGTAATGCAGCTGCAGAAAGAAGTTAGCTATCTTCGTGGCAAAAGCGAAGAGCAGGGCTATCAAATCAAGAAGCTGCAACGTCAGCAAAAAGAATTATATACCGATCTTGATCGCAGACTAACTGAAGCGACTCAAGGGGGTATGTCGGTAAGTGGAGAAGAGGTGGGTGCCGCTGGTGTAGTTCAGGGTGACTCAACAGACTCTACTTCCGATAGCAACTTAAGTGATGCTCAGAAAGCCTACAATAAAGCCTTCTCGCAGTTCAGTGAAAAGAAGTATGCTTTCGCCAAGAGCTCGTTCAAATCTTTTGTGAAAGATTATCCAGAACACCCTTTATCATCTAATGCTCATTATATCCTTGGACAATTACACTTTAACGATAAGGAATATGATAAGGCAGCATCCGAGTTTGAGGCGGTTTACGCTCAATTCCCAGATACCTCGGTAAAAGATAAGGCGATGCTAAAGTTAGCTCAAACTCACGAAATTCGTGGTGATAAAGCCGCTGCTAAAAAGGCTTATCAAGCGTTAGCTGAGGCTTTCCCCAATACAACAGCAGGAAAACTGGCTAAAGTTAAACTTAGCTCTCTGTAA